A stretch of Camelina sativa cultivar DH55 chromosome 18, Cs, whole genome shotgun sequence DNA encodes these proteins:
- the LOC104762324 gene encoding heat stress transcription factor B-2a-like, which yields MNSPPVDAMTTGESLSQRSIPTPFLTKTYNLVEDSSINDVISWNEDGSSFIVWNPTDFAKDLLPKHFKHNNFSSFVRQLNTYGFKKVVPDRWEFSNDYFKRGEKRLLREIQRRKITTSHQAAAAVTTPPSSSEQRLQTTLVVSPSNSGEDRNNNNTQVMSSSPPSSWYVQTTTGNNGAGLSVELLEENEKLRNQNIQLNRELTQMKSVCDNIFTLMSSYVGSHPDRSYSPGGGGSSSHQPVEFLPAKKRFCDVDGEEEEEEASPRLFGVPIGLKRTRSEGLHQVKTVSTTTAPVGEKKSEEEPPWLRYYNYNRTNQRVCN from the exons atgaatTCTCCACCGGTGGACGCCATGACGACCGGAGAATCATTATCTCAGAGATCTATTCCGACGCCGTTTCTGACAAAAACATATAACCTTGTAGAAGATAGTTCAATCAACGACGTAATCTCATGGAACGAAGATGGTTCCTCTTTCATCGTATGGAATCCTACAGATTTCGCTAAAGATTTGCTTCCTAAACACTTCAAACACAACAATTTCTCAAGCTTCGTTCGTCAGCTCAACACTTAC GGGTTCAAAAAAGTAGTACCGGATCGATGGGAGTTTTCAAACGATTACTTCAAGAGAGGAGAGAAACGTCTTCTCCGTGAGATCCAACGTCGGAAAATAACAACGTCTCATCAAGCAGCAGCAGCTGTTACTACTCCTCCTTCCTCTTCGGAACAGAGACTCCAAACGACTCTTGTTGTGTCACCGTCCAACTCAGGGGAAGATCGTAACAATAATAACACACAGGTGATGTCGTCTTCTCCTCCGTCGTCTTGGTATGTTCAGACAACGACGGGGAACAATGGTGCAGGCTTATCAGTTGAGTTATTAGAAGAGAACGAGAAGCTTCGGAATCAGAACATTCAGCTTAACCGTGAGCTTACTCAGATGAAATCTGTTTGCGATAATATCTTTACTCTCATGTCTAGTTACGTCGGATCTCACCCTGATCGGAGTTATTCTCCGGGAGGGGGAGGTAGCAGTAGTCATCAACCGGTTGAGTTTTTACCGGCCAAGAAGCGGTTTTGTGATGTtgacggtgaagaagaagaagaagaagcgagtCCGAGACTGTTTGGTGTTCCGATAGGACTGAAACGTACGAGAAGTGAAGGACTTCATCAGGTGAAGACGGTTTCCACGACGACGGCGCCGGTTGGGGAGAAGAAGTCCGAGGAGGAGCCGCCGTGGTTgagatattataattataatcgAACCAATCAGAgagtttgtaattaa